In a genomic window of Arcticibacter tournemirensis:
- a CDS encoding DUF2891 domain-containing protein, whose amino-acid sequence MRSLSLKFVAIFSFSFIFTHMSEAQEAHYQIRQGKYILTPAGASHLAKLPLKCMQQEFPYKTGITFTDSALLGKPASYHPAFYGCFDWHSSVHGHWMLVRLLKLFPDLPEAAEAREKLAQNLSTENISREIKIFQSKENKGLERTYGWAWLLQLQNELLNWDDPLGRQLSMNLNPLAQQLSLMYQEYLPKMVYPIRVGEHSNLAFGLRLAWDYAETTKDHSLKAVIKETALRFYKDDSNAPIAWEPGGSDFLSPSLEEADLMWRILSPAEYHTWVVKFLPSLFQPEISLAPGQVKDRSDGKLVHLDGLNLSRAWDLYGIAKHSKKNKQALLNLANTHLKAALPHVASGDYMGEHWLASFAVYALTTQ is encoded by the coding sequence ATGCGTTCGTTGTCTCTCAAATTTGTCGCCATCTTTTCCTTCTCATTCATTTTTACTCATATGTCGGAAGCGCAGGAAGCTCATTATCAGATAAGGCAAGGCAAATATATCCTGACCCCTGCAGGTGCTTCTCACCTTGCGAAACTTCCTTTAAAATGCATGCAGCAGGAGTTCCCTTATAAAACCGGCATTACTTTCACCGACAGCGCCCTTTTAGGGAAACCCGCTTCTTATCATCCTGCATTTTATGGATGCTTCGACTGGCACTCAAGCGTACATGGACACTGGATGCTGGTACGCCTGCTGAAGCTGTTTCCTGACTTGCCCGAGGCCGCCGAAGCAAGAGAAAAATTAGCTCAGAACCTTTCGACCGAAAATATCAGCAGGGAAATTAAGATCTTCCAGTCAAAGGAGAATAAAGGATTAGAAAGAACCTATGGATGGGCCTGGCTGCTTCAGCTACAAAACGAACTTCTCAACTGGGACGACCCTTTGGGCAGGCAACTGAGCATGAACCTTAATCCACTGGCCCAACAATTATCCCTAATGTACCAGGAATATCTTCCGAAGATGGTTTATCCTATCAGAGTTGGCGAACACTCTAACCTGGCATTTGGACTGCGGCTGGCGTGGGATTATGCGGAAACCACAAAAGACCACTCCCTTAAAGCAGTTATAAAAGAAACGGCTCTCCGGTTTTATAAAGACGATAGCAACGCACCCATTGCCTGGGAACCAGGCGGTTCTGATTTTCTAAGTCCCTCCCTCGAAGAAGCCGATCTGATGTGGCGTATCCTTTCTCCAGCCGAATATCACACCTGGGTCGTTAAGTTTCTGCCATCCTTATTTCAACCGGAGATCAGCCTTGCGCCCGGGCAGGTAAAAGACCGCTCTGACGGAAAACTGGTACATCTCGATGGGCTGAACTTAAGCCGCGCATGGGACTTGTATGGCATTGCCAAGCACAGCAAAAAAAACAAGCAGGCCCTTCTTAACCTTGCAAACACTCACTTAAAGGCGGCATTACCTCATGTGGCCAGCGGTGATTACATGGGTGAACACTGGCTTGCGTCCTTTGCTGTTTATGCGCTTACCACGCAGTAA
- the dnaG gene encoding DNA primase, with protein sequence MIAKETVDKILEAARIEEVVGDFVDLKKRGTSLIGLCPFHDEKTPSFHVSVGKGIYKCFGCGKGGDSLRFIMDHEKYSYPEALKFLANKYRIEIEEIEQSPEQQESDNRRENLYVISSRAAKFFRETMWETEEGKTIGLGYFRERGFRDDILKKFELGYSPGSWDALIEKTLAEGFKESVLEDTGLAIRNDKGKLYDRFRARVMFPIHNFTGRIIGFGGRTLKTDKSVPKYVNSPESEIYHKSNVLYGLFFAKKAIRDLDNCYLVEGYADVLSVHQAGIENVVASSGTSLTTEQVRLIGRFTKNITILYDGDAAGIKASLRGLDMILEEGLNVKVVLFPDGHDPDSYVHKIGSSAFKTYIEKNQKDFILFKTSILLKEAGSDPIKKAGVIHDVVESIAKIPDGIKASVFIRECSSLLQMEERILIAELNKLRLGKSKKDPRHDAPEPLPPPDEMYPEIAGTKDSDEVQEKEIVRLLLNYGHELVHWDGITDTYIAPYVISNLADVTFDDPACKAVIDEYSRRMELGELPTIQDFIKSADEKITELAISVVSSPYVLSENWFAKRKIYVKNETENMRATILGGIFHLKKRKVDRILRSIRDEIQQETNEDNQAILMQRYMRVKEVEKGISSFLGSVIVK encoded by the coding sequence ATGATCGCTAAAGAAACCGTTGATAAGATACTTGAAGCCGCGCGAATAGAAGAGGTAGTTGGCGATTTTGTAGACCTTAAAAAAAGGGGGACAAGTCTGATAGGCCTTTGTCCGTTTCATGATGAGAAAACACCGTCCTTCCACGTGTCTGTTGGTAAGGGCATTTATAAATGTTTTGGCTGTGGTAAGGGTGGGGATTCTCTTCGCTTTATCATGGACCATGAGAAGTACTCCTATCCTGAGGCTCTTAAGTTTCTGGCGAATAAATACCGGATAGAAATTGAAGAAATTGAGCAGTCGCCCGAACAACAGGAATCTGACAACCGTCGCGAAAATCTCTATGTCATCTCTTCAAGAGCTGCTAAGTTCTTCAGGGAGACGATGTGGGAAACCGAAGAAGGGAAGACTATCGGGCTCGGTTACTTCCGTGAAAGGGGCTTCAGAGATGATATTCTTAAAAAGTTTGAACTGGGCTATTCTCCGGGCTCGTGGGACGCACTTATTGAAAAAACGCTAGCCGAAGGTTTTAAGGAAAGTGTCCTGGAAGATACCGGGCTTGCGATTCGAAATGATAAAGGGAAGCTTTATGATCGCTTCCGGGCGAGGGTGATGTTTCCGATACATAATTTCACGGGGCGGATCATTGGATTTGGCGGGCGTACGCTTAAAACGGATAAAAGTGTTCCTAAATATGTGAACTCACCAGAAAGTGAGATCTATCATAAGTCGAACGTCCTTTACGGTCTTTTCTTTGCGAAGAAGGCCATCAGGGATCTGGATAACTGTTACCTTGTAGAAGGCTATGCCGACGTTCTATCCGTACATCAGGCCGGGATAGAGAATGTTGTGGCTTCGTCGGGTACGTCTCTGACGACAGAACAGGTGAGGCTTATTGGCCGGTTTACAAAGAACATTACCATTCTTTATGATGGCGACGCAGCGGGAATCAAAGCTTCATTAAGAGGGCTTGATATGATTCTGGAAGAAGGCCTGAACGTGAAGGTCGTACTATTTCCCGATGGGCATGATCCGGATTCTTATGTTCATAAGATTGGAAGCTCTGCCTTTAAGACATATATTGAGAAGAATCAGAAAGACTTTATTCTGTTTAAGACTTCTATCCTTTTGAAGGAAGCTGGTTCCGACCCAATAAAGAAAGCGGGAGTGATCCATGATGTGGTTGAAAGTATCGCAAAGATCCCCGACGGAATTAAGGCTTCGGTATTTATCAGGGAGTGCAGCTCGCTGCTGCAGATGGAGGAACGGATCCTGATCGCAGAGCTGAACAAGCTAAGGCTTGGCAAGAGCAAGAAGGATCCGCGACATGATGCACCTGAACCTCTTCCTCCACCGGATGAGATGTATCCTGAGATAGCGGGAACCAAAGATTCGGATGAGGTACAGGAAAAAGAGATAGTACGCTTACTTCTTAATTATGGCCATGAGCTGGTGCATTGGGATGGCATCACCGACACGTATATTGCTCCTTATGTTATTTCGAACCTTGCCGACGTTACATTTGATGATCCTGCATGCAAAGCCGTCATTGATGAATATAGCAGGAGGATGGAATTGGGTGAGCTTCCTACCATTCAGGATTTTATAAAAAGTGCCGACGAAAAAATTACTGAGCTTGCGATCTCAGTTGTATCCTCACCGTACGTTCTAAGTGAGAACTGGTTCGCTAAACGGAAAATTTACGTCAAGAATGAGACTGAGAATATGCGGGCCACAATACTGGGAGGTATCTTCCATTTGAAAAAAAGGAAGGTCGACAGGATACTCCGTTCTATCAGGGATGAGATTCAGCAGGAAACAAATGAAGATAACCAGGCCATCCTGATGCAGCGTTATATGCGTGTGAAGGAAGTTGAGAAGGGGATTTCCAGTTTTTTAGGATCGGTAATTGTTAAATAA
- the secA gene encoding preprotein translocase subunit SecA, with translation MLGFLSKLFGSKSERDIKLIQPLVEQIKAEYAKLAAISNDELRERTVTFKNKIKEALADIDAEVSSLKTKAEDPELSVQNKTDIYDQIDKLGKERDKELEKVLMEILPEAFAVVKDTARRFTENKTIEVTATQADRELASRKPNVVIQGDKAIYHNTWTAAGNTVTWNMVHYDVQLIGGIVLHQGKISEMATGEGKTLVGTLPAYLNALAGQGVHIVTVNDYLARRDSEWNGPLFEFHGLTVDCIDRHQPNSEARRNAYLADITFGTNNEFGFDYLRDNMTLAPENQVQRKLHFAMVDEVDSVLIDDARTPLIISGPIPKGDEHEFYELKPRIERLVNVQRNYVTNVLNEAKKLIKEGKTGPTEGGLALLRAHRGLPKNKALIKFLSEPGMKQLLMKSENYHMQDQNKEMPKADAELFFVIDEKNNQVELTEKGIELITASGEDPGFFVMPDVGTEIAEIEKSALSTEEKIARKDELMRDFSVKSERIHSVNQLLKAYTLFERDIEYIIDEGKVKIVDEQTGRIMDGRRYSDGLHQAIEAKENVKVEDATQTYATITLQNYFRMYHKLAGMTGTAVTEAGELWQIYKLDVVEIPTNVPTSRKDMEDKVYRTMREKYNAVVEEITALTQAGRPVLVGTTSVEISELLSRMLKLRGVKHNVLNAKLHQKEADIVAEAGLAGTVTIATNMAGRGTDIKLGPNVKEAGGLAIVGTERHESRRVDRQLRGRAGRQGDPGSSQFFVSLEDNLMRLFGSERIANIMLRMGIEEGEVIQHSMITRSIERAQRKVEENNFGIRKRLLEYDDVMNSQRTVVYAKRRNALYGERLEVDLNNSFYDTAEDIVTEYKETGNFEGFQLEVIRVFSVDSEIDEKTFADNSIAKLTDLVFDKVTEYYQRKNEAISQQALPVLKQVFSERGEFIENIIVPFTDGVRSIQVAANLKKAVESNGREVSRAFEKTVVLALIDDAWKEHLREMDELKQSVQNAVYEQKDPLVIYKMEAFNLFKQMLVSVNKDIVSFLFKGGIPVQQSEEVREARPQPKQDMSKLKVSKPQLATVAGEGGAVPMEDTRELQKQMPVRHEQKIGRNDPCPCGSGKKYKNCHGAGIE, from the coding sequence ATGTTAGGATTTTTAAGTAAATTATTCGGAAGTAAATCTGAGCGAGATATAAAGCTAATTCAGCCGTTGGTTGAGCAAATCAAAGCCGAGTATGCGAAGCTGGCTGCTATAAGCAATGACGAATTAAGGGAGAGAACTGTTACCTTTAAAAACAAGATTAAAGAAGCGCTTGCAGATATAGATGCAGAAGTAAGTTCCTTAAAGACAAAGGCAGAAGATCCTGAATTATCAGTACAGAATAAGACAGATATCTATGATCAAATAGATAAATTAGGTAAGGAGCGTGATAAGGAGCTCGAAAAAGTGCTGATGGAAATTCTGCCGGAAGCATTTGCCGTAGTCAAAGATACAGCGAGGCGCTTTACCGAAAATAAAACTATTGAAGTTACAGCTACCCAGGCTGATCGTGAACTTGCATCGCGCAAACCGAATGTGGTGATTCAGGGGGATAAAGCGATCTACCATAATACATGGACCGCTGCAGGTAATACAGTTACCTGGAATATGGTGCATTATGATGTTCAGCTGATCGGCGGTATCGTATTGCACCAGGGTAAAATTTCCGAAATGGCAACAGGGGAAGGTAAAACACTCGTTGGAACCTTACCTGCATATCTTAATGCTTTAGCCGGACAGGGTGTACATATCGTGACGGTAAATGATTACCTTGCACGACGTGACTCGGAGTGGAATGGCCCTCTTTTTGAGTTTCATGGGTTAACAGTCGATTGTATCGACAGGCATCAGCCGAACTCTGAGGCGCGCAGGAATGCTTATCTTGCCGACATTACCTTCGGTACCAATAACGAATTTGGCTTTGACTACCTTCGTGATAATATGACCCTTGCACCTGAGAATCAGGTACAGCGGAAGTTGCATTTCGCGATGGTGGATGAGGTTGACTCTGTACTTATTGATGATGCCCGTACTCCTCTGATTATTTCAGGACCCATTCCAAAAGGCGACGAGCATGAGTTCTACGAACTGAAACCGCGGATTGAACGACTGGTAAATGTTCAGAGAAACTATGTTACCAATGTGCTGAATGAGGCTAAAAAACTTATTAAAGAAGGTAAAACAGGGCCTACTGAAGGCGGGCTCGCTTTACTCCGCGCACACCGGGGGTTACCGAAGAATAAAGCTCTCATCAAATTTCTTAGTGAGCCGGGAATGAAGCAGCTCCTTATGAAGAGTGAGAACTATCATATGCAGGATCAGAACAAGGAAATGCCTAAGGCGGATGCTGAGCTGTTCTTTGTTATTGATGAAAAGAATAACCAGGTAGAGCTTACCGAAAAAGGAATTGAGCTGATCACTGCTTCAGGGGAGGATCCGGGTTTCTTTGTAATGCCCGATGTTGGTACTGAGATCGCTGAAATTGAGAAATCAGCTCTTTCAACAGAGGAGAAAATTGCACGTAAGGACGAATTGATGCGCGATTTTTCGGTGAAGTCTGAGCGGATCCACTCTGTAAACCAGTTATTAAAGGCTTATACTCTTTTTGAAAGAGATATCGAGTATATTATTGACGAGGGAAAGGTGAAGATTGTGGACGAGCAGACAGGTCGTATTATGGATGGCCGCCGCTACTCCGACGGACTGCACCAGGCCATTGAAGCGAAGGAAAATGTAAAGGTAGAAGATGCTACCCAAACATATGCTACGATTACACTTCAGAATTATTTCAGAATGTATCATAAGCTTGCAGGGATGACCGGTACCGCGGTAACGGAAGCTGGCGAGTTATGGCAGATATATAAGCTGGATGTTGTAGAGATCCCAACGAATGTCCCTACTTCGCGTAAGGACATGGAGGATAAAGTTTATCGCACCATGCGTGAAAAATACAATGCCGTAGTGGAGGAAATCACGGCATTGACCCAAGCAGGACGACCGGTACTGGTAGGTACCACGTCTGTTGAAATTTCTGAGCTGCTAAGTCGTATGCTTAAACTGCGTGGGGTTAAGCACAATGTGCTGAATGCCAAATTGCACCAGAAGGAAGCAGATATTGTTGCCGAAGCCGGTTTGGCTGGTACAGTTACGATAGCCACGAACATGGCAGGTCGTGGTACCGACATAAAGCTTGGCCCTAACGTTAAGGAAGCAGGTGGTTTAGCAATCGTAGGCACTGAACGACATGAGTCCCGCCGTGTTGACCGTCAGTTACGTGGTCGTGCCGGACGTCAGGGTGATCCAGGTTCGTCACAGTTCTTTGTGTCCCTGGAAGATAACCTGATGCGTTTATTTGGTTCTGAGCGGATCGCCAATATCATGCTTCGGATGGGAATTGAAGAAGGCGAAGTTATCCAGCACTCTATGATCACCCGTTCTATTGAGCGTGCTCAAAGGAAAGTAGAGGAAAACAACTTTGGTATACGTAAGCGTTTGCTGGAGTACGACGACGTGATGAACTCGCAAAGGACTGTGGTATACGCTAAACGCAGAAATGCGTTGTATGGCGAGCGCCTGGAAGTCGATCTCAACAATTCTTTCTATGATACCGCCGAGGATATTGTAACTGAATATAAAGAGACAGGAAACTTTGAAGGCTTTCAGTTGGAAGTGATACGGGTGTTTTCGGTAGATTCAGAGATAGACGAAAAGACGTTCGCCGATAACTCTATCGCGAAACTAACCGATCTCGTTTTCGATAAGGTTACTGAATATTATCAGCGTAAAAATGAAGCAATATCGCAGCAGGCGCTTCCTGTATTGAAACAGGTATTCAGTGAAAGAGGGGAGTTTATCGAAAATATTATTGTTCCGTTTACTGATGGTGTGAGATCTATACAGGTGGCTGCTAATCTTAAGAAAGCAGTAGAAAGCAACGGCCGTGAAGTATCCAGGGCGTTTGAAAAGACAGTTGTTCTTGCGCTGATTGATGATGCATGGAAAGAACATCTGCGTGAGATGGACGAATTAAAGCAGTCGGTGCAAAACGCGGTTTACGAACAGAAAGATCCCCTGGTGATCTATAAAATGGAAGCCTTCAACCTGTTTAAGCAGATGTTGGTTTCTGTTAATAAAGATATCGTAAGCTTCCTGTTTAAGGGAGGTATTCCGGTACAGCAATCTGAAGAAGTACGCGAAGCGAGGCCTCAGCCTAAACAGGATATGTCAAAACTAAAGGTATCAAAACCACAACTTGCTACAGTTGCAGGTGAAGGCGGGGCAGTGCCAATGGAGGATACGCGTGAACTTCAGAAACAGATGCCTGTCAGGCATGAACAGAAGATAGGAAGAAACGACCCTTGTCCGTGCGGAAGTGGAAAAAAATATAAAAACTGTCACGGTGCGGGTATAGAATAA
- the purD gene encoding phosphoribosylamine--glycine ligase, which translates to MNILLLGSGGRESAFAWKITQSPLCTALFIAPGNAGTGAYGTNVNLNVTDFQGIGNFVLHNDISMVVVGPEEPLVKGIHDYFLADEKLKAIPVIGPDQEGAKLEGSKNYSKAFMRRHFIPTAASASFTEHSINEGLAYLETQKLPVVLKADGLAAGKGVLICQTLEEAQAELIAMLGGKFGEASSTVVIEEFMSGIELSVFVLTDGHSYKILPEAKDYKRIGEGDTGLNTGGMGSISPVPFADEAFMQKVENDIIKPTIGGLKIDQIHYKGFIFIGLMNVNGEPFVIEYNVRMGDPETESVIPRIESDFLNLLLGVAQENLAEKELKISPKTAATVMLVASGYPGEYLKGNPIAGLDNIRDSHVFQAGTVSDGSEIKTAGGRVLAVTSVQDTMFDAVQQAVADAGRIYYDGRYFRTDIGFDLL; encoded by the coding sequence ATGAATATTCTTTTACTTGGTTCCGGCGGAAGAGAGAGCGCTTTTGCCTGGAAGATAACCCAAAGTCCTCTTTGCACTGCGTTGTTTATAGCGCCCGGAAATGCCGGCACCGGAGCCTACGGAACAAATGTAAACCTGAATGTTACTGATTTTCAGGGGATCGGAAATTTCGTATTACATAATGATATCAGTATGGTTGTCGTTGGCCCGGAAGAACCACTGGTAAAAGGGATTCATGATTATTTCCTCGCTGATGAGAAACTGAAAGCGATCCCGGTTATCGGCCCCGATCAGGAAGGAGCAAAGCTTGAAGGAAGCAAAAACTATTCGAAGGCCTTTATGCGCAGGCACTTCATTCCTACAGCTGCATCCGCTTCTTTTACAGAGCATTCTATTAACGAGGGTCTTGCATACCTTGAAACACAAAAGCTTCCCGTAGTTTTAAAAGCCGACGGACTAGCTGCCGGAAAAGGTGTGCTAATCTGCCAGACTCTTGAGGAAGCTCAGGCCGAGCTTATCGCTATGCTTGGGGGCAAGTTTGGCGAGGCCAGCAGCACGGTGGTAATTGAAGAGTTCATGAGCGGAATAGAACTGTCGGTATTTGTTCTCACCGACGGCCATTCGTACAAGATCCTTCCCGAAGCTAAAGATTATAAGCGCATTGGTGAAGGTGATACAGGGCTAAATACGGGCGGAATGGGATCTATATCCCCTGTTCCTTTTGCAGACGAAGCGTTCATGCAAAAAGTAGAAAATGACATTATCAAACCTACCATAGGCGGCTTAAAAATCGACCAAATCCATTATAAAGGATTCATCTTCATTGGTTTGATGAACGTAAATGGAGAACCTTTCGTTATAGAATATAACGTTCGTATGGGTGATCCTGAAACTGAAAGCGTTATTCCGAGAATAGAGAGCGACTTTCTCAATCTTCTTTTAGGAGTAGCCCAGGAGAACCTTGCAGAAAAAGAGTTAAAGATATCTCCTAAAACTGCTGCTACGGTGATGCTTGTAGCCAGCGGATACCCGGGAGAGTATCTTAAAGGGAACCCTATCGCGGGACTCGACAATATCCGCGATTCTCATGTCTTCCAAGCCGGAACCGTTTCTGACGGCAGTGAGATAAAGACTGCCGGGGGCAGGGTATTGGCGGTTACTTCAGTTCAGGACACGATGTTCGATGCTGTACAGCAAGCCGTAGCAGATGCAGGACGTATTTATTATGATGGCCGTTATTTCAGAACAGATATTGGCTTCGACCTGTTGTAG
- a CDS encoding M20 metallopeptidase family protein, with amino-acid sequence MLKDKIRELSGKIHGDVINHRRFLHSNPELSFQEYQTSAFVKAYLDELGISWQSMADTGIVALIRGSKPSEEVIALRADMDALPITESNDVPYKSINPGVMHACGHDVHTSSLLGTARILQTVRDEFGGTVKLIFQPAEEKLPGGASIMIKEGVLENPKPHAVIGQHVMPLIDAGKIGIRPGKYMASTDELYLTVKGKGGHGAQPQQNIDPVLISAHIIVALQQVVSRIADPKLPTVLSFGKVIANGATNVIPDEVKLEGTFRTLDEAWRAEAHKRMKKIAEGIAESMGGSCDFHIMNGYPFLVNEEKLTAMVRGFAEDYLGKENVLDLDIWMAAEDFAYYSQAADSCFYRLGIRNEAKGITSSVHTSTFDIDEDALAISTGLMAYIALKRLGN; translated from the coding sequence ATGTTAAAAGATAAGATCCGGGAATTATCCGGAAAGATACACGGCGATGTTATAAACCATCGCCGTTTTCTGCATTCAAACCCTGAATTGTCATTTCAGGAGTATCAGACTTCAGCCTTTGTGAAGGCCTATCTCGATGAGCTTGGAATTTCATGGCAGTCAATGGCTGATACGGGCATTGTCGCTTTGATCAGGGGCAGTAAACCTTCGGAAGAGGTAATTGCTCTCCGTGCTGATATGGATGCTTTGCCGATCACAGAAAGCAATGATGTTCCCTATAAATCGATCAACCCCGGTGTCATGCATGCTTGCGGGCATGATGTACATACATCGTCGCTTCTTGGTACGGCACGGATCCTTCAGACTGTAAGGGATGAGTTTGGCGGCACTGTAAAACTGATCTTTCAGCCAGCTGAAGAGAAGCTTCCCGGAGGTGCTAGTATAATGATAAAAGAAGGGGTACTTGAGAATCCCAAACCTCATGCAGTCATCGGTCAACATGTAATGCCCTTGATTGATGCCGGGAAGATCGGCATCCGTCCGGGAAAATATATGGCTTCCACAGATGAATTATACCTTACAGTTAAAGGTAAAGGCGGGCATGGAGCGCAGCCGCAACAGAATATTGATCCGGTTTTGATATCGGCTCATATCATCGTGGCCCTGCAGCAGGTGGTTAGCCGCATTGCCGATCCAAAGCTCCCTACGGTATTGTCTTTCGGAAAGGTGATTGCCAATGGCGCTACTAATGTTATTCCCGACGAGGTGAAACTTGAAGGTACCTTTAGGACGCTGGATGAAGCCTGGCGTGCTGAAGCTCATAAGCGGATGAAAAAGATCGCTGAAGGCATAGCTGAAAGTATGGGCGGTAGCTGCGATTTTCATATAATGAATGGTTATCCCTTTTTGGTGAATGAGGAAAAGCTGACAGCCATGGTCCGTGGGTTTGCTGAAGATTACCTTGGTAAAGAGAATGTATTGGATCTGGATATCTGGATGGCGGCTGAAGACTTTGCTTATTATTCGCAGGCGGCTGATTCCTGCTTTTACCGGCTGGGAATACGCAACGAAGCTAAAGGGATCACTTCTTCTGTTCATACTTCTACCTTCGATATTGACGAGGATGCTCTTGCAATTAGTACTGGATTAATGGCTTATATTGCCTTGAAGCGATTGGGAAACTAG
- a CDS encoding TlpA disulfide reductase family protein, translating to MKRTILIAMAVFPAMLFAQNGAFMVKGKVGKYNAPAKVFLLYSTNPETQVTDSAILKDGSFSFKGSVSEPVTGVLVLDNKGVGLQNVRPESQPDVLRFYIEKGDVTVSGTDSLSKATVTGKTNAENKKLSAQLKPVESKMAALNGEYNAASSESKQSEQFMTALRGRYETLMQEQNGVLKKFIQDNPSSYVSLTALRNVAGQSQNPAEIESLINSLSPALKSSASLKPLIQNMEALKKTAVGSQAMDFTQNDPDGKPVKLSDFKGKYVLLDFWASWCGPCRQENPNVVTAFNKYKDKNFTILGISLDRQNGKDAWLKAIKDDGLTWTQVSDLKFWQNEVAVMYGVRSIPKNFLIDPQGKIVATDLRGEDLERKLAEVLN from the coding sequence ATGAAACGAACAATATTAATTGCAATGGCGGTGTTTCCTGCCATGTTATTTGCACAGAACGGCGCTTTTATGGTTAAAGGCAAAGTAGGGAAATATAATGCTCCGGCGAAGGTGTTTTTACTGTATTCAACTAACCCGGAAACGCAGGTTACCGACTCAGCCATACTGAAGGACGGTTCGTTTTCTTTTAAAGGGTCGGTTTCCGAGCCGGTTACCGGAGTCTTGGTGCTTGATAACAAGGGAGTAGGCTTGCAGAATGTTCGTCCGGAAAGCCAGCCGGATGTGCTTCGCTTTTATATTGAAAAAGGTGATGTAACAGTATCCGGTACCGATTCTTTATCGAAAGCTACGGTGACTGGTAAAACGAATGCAGAGAACAAAAAGCTCAGCGCTCAGTTAAAGCCGGTTGAAAGTAAGATGGCAGCCCTGAACGGCGAGTATAATGCTGCATCGTCTGAGAGCAAGCAGTCAGAACAATTTATGACGGCGTTGCGTGGTCGCTACGAAACCCTGATGCAAGAACAAAATGGTGTGTTGAAGAAATTTATTCAGGATAATCCTTCGAGTTATGTTAGTTTGACCGCTTTGAGAAACGTGGCTGGACAGTCGCAGAATCCTGCGGAAATAGAATCTCTAATTAACAGTCTTTCTCCCGCTCTTAAAAGCAGTGCGTCGCTAAAGCCGCTGATTCAAAATATGGAGGCTTTGAAGAAAACGGCTGTCGGCAGTCAGGCGATGGATTTTACGCAGAACGACCCCGATGGTAAGCCGGTAAAACTGTCGGATTTCAAAGGAAAATATGTTTTACTGGATTTCTGGGCTTCGTGGTGCGGGCCTTGCCGCCAGGAAAACCCGAATGTAGTAACTGCTTTTAACAAGTATAAGGACAAGAACTTTACCATTCTGGGTATTTCTTTAGACCGGCAAAACGGGAAGGATGCATGGTTAAAGGCGATTAAGGATGACGGCCTGACATGGACTCAAGTATCTGACCTGAAGTTTTGGCAAAATGAAGTGGCTGTAATGTATGGTGTTAGGAGCATACCAAAGAACTTTTTAATTGACCCTCAGGGTAAGATCGTTGCCACGGACCTTCGTGGGGAAGACCTGGAACGCAAGCTCGCAGAAGTACTGAATTAA